GGGACAAATACAGTTTATATCGATCAATGTTTCACTATAATTCCTTTATAGACTAACCACCCGATTCGACATCTTGggccaatagaaatacaatttattcctGACATGTCCTAATTAATTTTGGACATATAATATGGACACTAAATATCGTTAATGATTTGATTTTCATTTTAGTCTTTCAGTTTCGTGTGGTAACATAAAATGCCATTTACTATCACTCCCCAGATTTAGATTTATTCGAAATGTCTACCTTATGGTTGCCACCAAAGTCATCACATGCTGCACGAAAGAGGCTCTGCAGTATTTGGGCTCATTTCCGGCGGAGCGACGTCGTGAGATGACCTGCACTTTGGTATTTTCAATGCCATTCCTACTCTCTAAAATGCCCCAGACAAATGAAATGCAGTTTCCCAGTACTCTCCAGATTTAGATTTGCTCGAATTGGcaggaattatggccttcaaatggCCGACAAGGCCATCAGACGCTTGACGAAAGTAGCTTTGTGGTATTTTGGCGCATTCCTGGGTCTTGAAAGCAACGAAACTTTGGACTTTTTTAGGTTCCTTCGTACTCTCTAAAATTCTCCAAGTGCAAGGATttcgatccggagattttggtggccattgttcgCCAGcgaatgaagcgaggaacctcaTTTTTACGCCTTTCTTGATTGACGCATGCTGAGTGCGATGATGTCGAGTCCTGCTGAGGAATCTATGGTAGACGgccaaaatgtttgtctgctCAGGGGTTTCCATACTATCTTTACGATATTTTCCCTATAATATTCGACCTTTATTTCCACCATCGTTCGATGAATATGAGCGGTGGGGGAACATCGACCGTTGCGGTGGCCCACACTATTTCTATCGGCGATGGGATAATGCCAGTATCACGGTAACTAGCAAAAtagaaaattggttcttatttaAATGCTGTAGGACCCTAACGACTCTAACACTTATTATTATTCTCCCGACTAGAGATTCTTTACCTTGGAGACCAGCTGCGGATATTAGTACGCCCTATTAAACAATTTGCGTGACCCCACCATAAATTTTCAAAGGTCCGAGAAGAAAATATCGTCAGTACATAAATGTCATGTTCTTCCAGTTCATCTACACTATCTCTCTTCGAGAGACTTGCATGGTAGTATCACTATaaaacagaaaagaaaactcgtcCGATTCGATGTCCCAAAGGTTATTTGATGGTCGTTCCTGTTGTCGGGATGAGCTTAAGGTCCATATTTAATAACAATGGGATACTCAACAGGTTAAGGAATTGGGACCGTATGGTAATACGACTATAAAACGGAAaagaaaattcttccgatccgataTCCCGGAGGTTTCTTTTCGACTCGTATGGTctctttttgaaaaacttccATGGTAGTACGATTATGGAACAGAAGAGAAAACTCTTGCGATATCTTCCGAAGACTTCTTTGTGGTTCGTTTTGTCTCTCTTCGAAAAACTTCCATGGTAGTACGACTATgaaacagaaaagaaaactcttccgaCTCGATCTCCCGAAGGTTTCATTATGGTCGTTCCTGTTGCCGGGATAAGCACAAGATCCTTATTCTATAACAAACGGATACTCAATAGCTTATGGAATTGGAACCGTATGGTAACATGACTATaaaacagaaaagaaaatttccgaTTTCTCTCGACGGTTTCTTTATGGTTCGAAAGACTTCCATGGTAGTATGAcaataaaacagaaaaaataactCTTCCAATTCGATCTCCCGAAAGATTCTTTATGGTCGTTCCTGTTGCCGGGATGAACTTAAGGTCCATATTTAATAACAATGGGAGAGTCAACAtgttaagggagccaccgtggtgcaatggttaccatgcccgccttgcatacacaaggtcgtgggttcgattcctgcttcgaccgaacaccaaaaagtttctcagcggtggattatcccacctcagtaatgctggtgacatttctgagggtgtcaaagcttctctaagtggtttcactgcaatgtggaacgcagttcggactcggctataaaaaggaggtcccttgtcattgatcttaacatggaatcgggcagcactcaatgataagagagaagttcaccaatgtggtatcacaatggactgaatagtctaagtgagcctgatacatcgggctgccacctaacctaacatgttaAGGAATTGGGAGCGTATGGTAATACGCCTATAAAACAGTAaagaaaattcttccgatccgatcTTCCGAAGGTTTCTTTATGGTTCGTATGGTCTCTCTCCGAAAGACTTCCATGGTTGTATGACTATAAAACAGTAaagaaaattcttccgatccgatcTTCCGAAGGTTTCTTTATGGTCGTTCCTGTTGCCAGGATGAAGGCAACTTCCATAggtatttaataaaaaagaggTACTCAACAGGTTAAGGAATTGGAAGCGTATTCCCCTTTcgttcaaaattattcaattattaTAACTTGAAAGTTTTCAACTTTTCAGCCATTCCATATCGGCCATCCTGTAGAGAATttctcccaaaatttttttttttttaatttttctctttttactCCAAATTCCTTAATAATCTCTAATAAATTTGCAAAACTACTTCGAATTCGAAttaatcaaagaaaatttccaaaaaaaacttaccTCCCGTTAAAGCACTTAAACCCGCCGATGTTACCGGCGGTGGTTTCGACAATATCGTATCGATACCATGGGGATTGGCCGTACCTTGAGTCTGAGTGTTTGTTGTCCCAGCAATAccggatgatgacgatgatgtcgAACGATTTTCGGCCATTATATGGACATTCTGGGAGTTTGCATAAGAGccatttaaaggattttgaccgGGACCAGTAGTTGCTCCTCCAGTTTTCATTTCAGTCATGGAATGTAATGCTGCCAAGGGAGGACCCAAAAAACTTAAAGGCAATTTGTGATCCAGACcaatgttattattattgtggATACCCAAAGGATGGCCTGTATTGGAGGAGGTAAATTTACGATTGGATAGATTTTCAGGACTATAATCGGCCGGTGGGGGACTTGATTCACTATTATTGCCAGCCTCTTCACTCGATCTCTGGCTAACGGAAAACGATTTGGAACTATCGACTCCAGGACTAGAATTATTATCATAGCGGGTTCTTTGATTATGGCAATTATCCGGTGATTCCGATTGTAGGCGGGATGAGGCTTGAGAGTTGCTGGAATGTTGATGTTGGTGCTGCTGATGATGGAGATGATGATCGCCCGAGCCATGATTGTTATTGCTCGTCATCAAAGGGGGAGGTGTGGAAGAATCATCAGCCGCCGATCTGGGGGACTTTGGCTCACCATGTATTTTATCCGTTGAgggattatttttcaaaagcatCAAAGgatgattattattatttgccgCATATGCTGCCGCCGCTGCAGCATTATGATAGTCCAACAATTGGTTTTGATATTCCATTTGTGTGGGATCAGGAAATCCATTTGCCAAATGACccggatgatgatgatgcagtGGGGGACTACGATTCAATAGATTAACAGCAGCCGTTGGGGAATTCTGTGAAGCTGCTGCCGAGGCAAATGTATGATGCCGCATATAGGGATTTATAAGATCCATGGTATCGCGATGATCGTTGTGCTGGGGCTTAGGAGAAATGGTGCTAATACTATTCGATGATGATTGTTTGTAATCCACAATGTCTTCAAGACGATCGTTGAAGCGATAAATCGTTGAGGGGGACGGTGAAGTGAAACCGGCGTTAataccggcggcggcggctacaGCAACAGCCTGAAAGGCATTAAACGATGATGGGCAAGGTGAACGTAAGGCTAAATTAAAGGCCGAATTTTGCgataaatgaaatgttttcgATATGGGAGAATTTCCAGCGGGTGTAAAAGAAGCCAGATTGCTATGTAATTTAGAGTTGGTGGCAAATGACTGTAAGGAAAGCGGGCTATGCGGGCCCTCGGGCGTGTTTTGTAAATATGGACTACCCAGATTGTTGTTAATGATTACACGAAAACTCAAAAAAGAAATCACTTTGATTAAAAGAAgggagttttcttttttttttaatttttttttttgctatggcAGAGTTTCACAATACACTGGGTATTCAAATTCGGGgaaaatttttcaccaaaactctattttttgttttagcacTTGTTTTCTATctgatatttttccaatatttttcttttttaattttttacaaaattatatattttttgtatttttcccaatattttttcactttcaaaaattatttccatattgTTATTCTTCACtccattttatatcaaaatcattttttctcAAGGAATTCTTCTAATTTTCGACGGTATATTCCGTtggttgttttgttttcttttctttgggGGATTTTATTCAATTAGAACCGTTTACGCGTCCGTTTGTTTAGGCCTACAACATTGAAGTGATTTcgaaattgaacattttttctaaacCCTTAATGATAGATAGAGAGCGAGCGcgcgcgtgtgtgtgtgtgtatatatgaaTGCGTGCGTACATATCCAAGCGTGACTGCTGCGTATTTGTGAGTACAAAACGAACACCTTTGTGGAGGAAATGAATCTCATAAAATAGTGCACACAAACACATTTCATAAGCGACAACACACAGACTCAATGGATGATGATGACGAAGATGACGATGATGGTAGTACGTCAGGGCATAGAGCAACACCGAAGGCAAAAGGAGTAATACACCAAACCACCACACCACACACAACAATGTTGACAATAACGAGAGTATCAATTTTCACTAGATTGTCAACCGTTACTTGTACTCAAATCTGGCGGCTAACACAGTCCCATACACTCACAGTCACTAACTCACTCTCTCTCAACTGCTTTATTGCCATTTCTAGTTTGGCAACGcgcattcatttttattttgtaacatCCCCACACACTCTCTCTCACGCTCTTAATGCTTGAGTGAGTTTGATATTAACGATGGCCACTCACAATTTGATAACCTTTAGCTTATGACAATATTGAAAAAGAAAGAGATAGCCTTATACTATGCAACTCTATAAACGAGTAAAATTAAGAAAcgcaacaaaaaagaaaaaaaaaacaaccaatcTCTTAATCTATGGGGGTCTTTATTAAATCTCAGATACATGgatcaaacagtgttgccactcAGTGTTGCCACTCCAATGagatttgtataaaataaaagtaaaagtgtatgataaaaaaactatgtttttttttaagaaatttaccagaattaaaatcttattattttgtgttttttcttcgaatttaatttttttctttattggcTTTCCACGAAAGTCTCATATTTCAGCATGGGAAGTTTAAAATCATACtgtacaattaaataaatattatgtaATTACAATATTAggtttcatgaaaaaaaaaaatatttaaaatagatatataaacaaaaaaccataaaatttgattatactgaaaaaataaacactattaaaatttaagtttggcAATTGTAAAAAGaggagaaaaaatttaattttgacaattgtAAAAAGAGGAGAACATAAAAaaagcaattaaaataaaatttatcataaCAGATAATGGATAAAGaatattaaaatgttttattatgttattttattttatattatgatAATATTAACGATTTTACAGAAAGGAGGAACCTACGCACAATgggacaatattttgtaaaaatttcatttctattggtaattttgttaaaattttatttctatagaaaattttataaaaaaaattatttctatataaaatgttgtcaatattttattacaatgtaaaattttttcaacattttatttctatagaaaattttgtcaaaattttatttctacagaaaattttgtcaaacttttatttctacagaaaattttgtcaaaatgttatatctatagaaaattttgtcaaaattttattactttagaaaattttgtctacattttatttctatagaaaattttgtccaaagtttatttctatagaaaattttattttattttatttctgtagataatgttgtctacattttttctatataaaattttgtcaaaaatttatttttgaagaaaatgttgtcttaattttatttcgttagaaaattttgcctaaagtttatttctattattttcacatttctaattttctatagaaaatttcgccaaaatttt
This is a stretch of genomic DNA from Haematobia irritans isolate KBUSLIRL chromosome 4, ASM5000362v1, whole genome shotgun sequence. It encodes these proteins:
- the HGTX gene encoding HGTX homeodomain transcription factor, whose protein sequence is MDLINPYMRHHTFASAAASQNSPTAAVNLLNRSPPLHHHHPGHLANGFPDPTQMEYQNQLLDYHNAAAAAAYAANNNNHPLMLLKNNPSTDKIHGEPKSPRSAADDSSTPPPLMTSNNNHGSGDHHLHHQQHQHQHSSNSQASSRLQSESPDNCHNQRTRYDNNSSPGVDSSKSFSVSQRSSEEAGNNSESSPPPADYSPENLSNRKFTSSNTGHPLGIHNNNNIGLDHKLPLSFLGPPLAALHSMTEMKTGGATTGPGQNPLNGSYANSQNVHIMAENRSTSSSSSGIAGTTNTQTQGTANPHGIDTILSKPPPVTSAGLSALTGGGIPRFSIAAAAAGMAQYLSQNQGTTLKSHGGHMVDRTHLYWPGLQGLVANPMAWRERLSNTMSANLSQSHQHHQSSDKDGKKKHTRPTFSGQQIFALEKTFEQTKYLAGPERAKLAYALGMTESQVKVWFQNRRTKWRKRHAAEMATAKRKQDDIGGDNGDDCSEPMDSDNESLDMGENPAQRKRNRMEDNYRH